In Tripterygium wilfordii isolate XIE 37 chromosome 15, ASM1340144v1, whole genome shotgun sequence, one DNA window encodes the following:
- the LOC120017149 gene encoding GMP synthase [glutamine-hydrolyzing]-like, which yields MDPEVVKSDLVLILDFGSQYTHLITRRIRSLSVFSLCISGTSPLSAITSLNPRVVILSGGPHSVHTPDSPAFPAGFIEWALENRVHVLGICYGLQLIVQRLAGVVRVGEKQEYGRMEIEVEGNSGIYGNKRIGDRQEVWMSHGDEAVQLPEGFEVVAKSQQGAVAAVENREKRFYGLQYHPEVTHSPEGMDTLQYFLFNVCRVTAGWKMENISDEEIKVIRDTVGAEDHVICALSGGVDSTVAATLVHKAIGDRLHCVFVDNGLLRYKERERVMETFERDLHLPVTCIDASEQFLRELKGVVDPEVKRKIIGKEFIGIFDAFAHDLEQKLGKKPLYLVQGTLYPDVIESCPPPGSGRNHSHTIKSHHNVGGLPKDMKLKLIEPLKLLFKDEVRHLGRILNVPEAFLKRHPFPGPGLAVRVLGDVTEGNALEVLREVDEIFIQAIKDYGLYDLIWQAFAVFLPVKSVGVQGDQRTHSHVVSLRAVSSEDGMTADWYYFEEKFLRYVSLKICNSVRGVNRVTQDITSKPPSTIEWE from the exons ATGGATCCCGAAGTAGTCAAATCGGACCTGGTTCTGATCCTCGACTTCGGATCTCAATACACTCACCTAATCACCCGCCGGATCCGTTCGCTCTCCGTCTTCTCCCTCTGCATCTCCGGCACATCCCCTCTCTCTGCCATCACCTCCCTCAACCCTCGAGTTGTCATCCTTTCGGGCGGGCCTCACTCTGTTCACACCCCCGACTCTCCTGCGTTCCCGGCCGGTTTCATCGAGTGGGCCTTGGAAAACAGGGTACACGTCCTTGGCATCTGCTATGGACTGCAGCTCATTGTGCAGAGGCTTGCGGGAGTGGTTAGGGTTGGGGAGAAGCAAGAGTATGGGAGAATGGAGATTGAGGTTGAGGGCAATTCGGGGATTTATGGGAACAAGAGGATTGGAGATAGGCAGGAGGTTTGGATGAGTCATGGGGATGAGGCGGTGCAGCTACCGGAAGGATTTGAAGTGGTGGCCAAGAGCCAGCAGGGTGCAGTGGCTGCTGTGGAAAATCGGGAGAAGAGGTTTTATGGGCTGCAGTATCATCCAGAG GTTACTCATTCTCCAGAAGGGATGGATACCCTTCAGTATTTTCTCTTCAATGTCTGTAGAGTTACTGCAGGGTGGAAGATGGAAAATATTTCAGATGAAGAGATCAAAGTAATCAGGGATACTGTGGGGGCTGAAGATCATGTTATATGTGCTTTATCAGGGGGTGTGGATTCTACAGTTGCCGCCACTCTTGTTCATAAGGCAATTGGGGATAGGCTTCATTGTGTTTTTGTTGACAATGGTCTATTGCG GTATAAGGAGAGAGAACGAGTAATGGAAACCTTTGAAAGGGATTTGCATCTACCTGTTACATGTATTGATGCCTCGGAGCAGTTTCTTAGGGAGCTAAAAGGTGTAGTAGATCCCGAAGTCAAAAGGAAGATAATTGGAAAGGAGTTCATTGGCATCTTCGATGCTTTTGCCCATGATTTGGAGCAGAAGCTGGGGAAGAAACCACTTTACTTGGTCCAAGGGACCTTGTACCCAGATGTGATTGAATCTTGTCCACCACCTGGATCAGGAAGAAACCACTCCCACACCATCAAGAGCCATCACAATGTTGGAGGTCTTCCCAAAGATATGAAATTGAAGCTAATTGAGCCACTTAAACTTCTATTTAAGGATGAG gtTCGTCATCTAGGGAGGATTTTGAATGTTCCTGAGGCATTTCTGAAGCGCCACCCGTTTCCCGGCCCAGGCCTTGCAGTTAGAGTCTTGGGTGATGTCACTGAAGGcaatgctttggaagtcctcCGTGAG GTTGATGAGATTTTCATACAGGCAATCAAAGATTATGGGCTTTATGATTTAATTTGGCAAGCTTTTGCTGTTTTCTTGCCTGTAAAATCAGTTGGCGTACAAGGTGATCAAAGGACTCATTCCCACGTTGTTTCTCTCCGAGCTGTTTCCAGTGAAGATGGCATGACTGCCGACTG GTACTATTTTGAAGAGAAGTTCCTTCGTTATGTATCCCTAAAAATTTGCAATAGTGTTCGGGGTGTAAACCGAGTTACTCAGGATATCACATCGAAGCCTCCATCAACAATCGAGTGGGAATGA
- the LOC120017150 gene encoding uncharacterized protein LOC120017150, which translates to MEHEHLDEAQRNQSVDLETVVVELDSDPPSTSHDPVRSRPPINQSELFKALEVVERDTTAIAESFTSLFASLRLALSEATGSSVDHMQCFGDAAGRLQESVLDAATKGNRYINSCLRLNEEMKGVDTMATQLKILRRHVDALDVAVDKILRLP; encoded by the exons ATGGAACACGAGCATCTGGATGAAGCACAAAGAAATCAATCCGTGGATCTAGAAACCGTAGTCGTGGAATTGGATTCCGATCCTCCGTCGACCTCTCACGATCCTGTTCGATCGAGGCCCCCCATCAACCAAAGCGAGCTCTTTAAAGCTCTGGAGGTAGTGGAGAGGGACACAACGGCCATTGCCGAGAGCTTCACTTCTCTCTTTGCTTCCCTCCGCCTTGCTCTATCTGAG GCTACTGGCAGCTCAGTTGATCATATGCAATGCTTTGGTGATGCTGCTGGTCGTCTTCAAGAATCTG TGCTTGATGCAGCTACGAAAGGGAATCGTTACATTAATTCATGCCTCAG ACTAAATGAGGAGATGAAAGGAGTCGACACTATGGCCACACAGCT AAAAATCCTCAGAAGACATGTGGATGCTCTAGATGTAGCTGTCGACAAGATCCTTCGTCTTCCATGA
- the LOC120016847 gene encoding kinesin-like protein KIN-14J, with protein MEFERHNPGYEEHDNSNGAFGLEVEQAERPKRITDGEIQSLAQWLNYMLPHLDIPLQATEEELRASLIDGTALCSILNEMGPGSVELGVTFESGAENVKRFLAAVDEMGLPTFELSDLEQGHMVPVFRCLRALRSCLRHYGVEVGFHNHSRKRWNLSEREFPEGITCSQGDASTCGEYSFTNGEDRQGSSIENKLQPGSHASFASDAKILELVKSNGLDDASTQSLFRIMNGILDERIEQRNEDVTRHMAIILRKVVQIVEQRMSVQAENSKKQNNLYKARDEKYRFRINVLETLATGTTEENEVAIKLLQRLKIEKTKIEQKEKLEEQDLLRLKTEKSNCDIKISKLKKELEMAKATHERHCLQVQAQSKETKADLENKLKELEWFLTDSRKNVKELESFSESKYRRWKKKEQTYQSFIDHQLKALQELRAASESTKHEALKAKRTYAKEFNYFGLKLKGLTDAAENYHVVLAENRKLYNEVQDLKGNIRVYCRIRPFLRGQNKMQTTIEYMGENGELVVSNPSKQVKDSHRIFKFNKVFGPASTQEEVFLDTQPLIRSVLDGYNVCIFAYGQTGSGKTYTMSGPNMSLKEEWGVNYRALHDLFFISESRQSSILYEVGVQMVEIYNEQVRDLLSSDGPQKRLGIWNSTQPNGLAVPNASLHPVKSTNDVLELMNVGLMNRAVGATALNDRSSRSHSVLTVHVRGSDLRNGSVLRGCLHLVDLAGSERVDRSEATGDRLREAQHINKSLSALGDVIFALAQKSSHVPYRNSKLTQLLQSSLGGQAKTLMFVQLNPDVDSYLETISTLKFAERVSGVELGAARSNKEGREIKELMEQVALLKDTVARKDEEIDRLLLPKSTANGVKHSLYSLRYGSSSPRRQSVGTPRQTPRLLGGKGSGPSEKAASDMDNCSEYSDKHSEDNSQQTMDDFKRQKESLPHSKSMDDFRPSGEVLLRSKLVEGDVGQTSTEDIELLGFGEADSDERLSDISDSGLSMGTETDGSIGSVVEFTLFPEKPAEKAKNTEKPYDPSKLPKPPQKVVQTKPSRLSSTRASSSKVPSSLRKTTPRSSSLTKSVKR; from the exons ATGGAGTTTGAACGGCACAACCCAGGGTATGAAGAACATGATAACTCTAATGGCGCTTTCGGTTTAGAAGTTGAGCAAGCAGAAAGGCCCAAAAGAATCACTGATG GTGAAATCCAATCATTGGCTCAGTGGTTAAATTATATGCTCCCTCATTTGGATATTCCACTCCAAGCCACAGAAGAGGAGTTGAGAGCCAGCTTGATTGATGGAACTGCCTTGTGTAGCATTCTGAACGAGATGGGTCCTGGTTCAGTTGAACTG GGAGTTACTTTTGAGAGTGGagcagaaaatgtgaaaagatttCTGGCGGCTGTGGATGAAATGGGATTGCCCACGTTTGAACTGTCAGACCTAGAGCAG GGACATATGGTGCCAGTTTTCCGATGCCTTAGGGCACTTAGATCATGCCTTAGACATTATGGCGTGGAAGTGGGCTTCCATAATCATTCAAGAAAAAGATGGAATCTTTCAGAGAGAGAATTTCCTGAGGGCATTACTTGTTCTCAGGGGGATGCATCAACATGTGGGGAATATTCTTTCACAAATGGAGAAGATAGGCAAGGGTCTTCAATAGAAAACAAATTACAACCTGGCTCCCATGCCTCTTTTGCATCAG ATGCTAAGATTTTGGAATTGGTGAAATCTAATGGTTTAGAT GATGCCTCAACTCAATCATTGTTCAGGATAATGAATGGGATTTTGGATGAGAGGATTGAACAAAGAAATGAAGATGTCACTCGG CACATGGCAATTATATTGAGAAAGGTTGTGCAAATTGTTGAGCAACGAATGTCAGTTCAAGCAGAGAACTCAAAAAAA CAAAACAATCTTTATAAGGCCCGTGATGAGAAGTACCGATTCAGAATAAATGTGCTCGAGACCCTTGCAACAGGGACTACAGAAGAAAATGAG GTTGCCATAAAACTGCTACAGCGGCTAAAG ATTGAGAAAACCAAAATAGAGCAGAAAGAAAAACTGGAGGAGCAGGATTTACTTAGATTAAAGACAGAGAAAAGTAATTGTGATATTAAGatatcaaaactcaaaaaagaGCTAGAAATGGCCAAAGCAACACATGAAAGACATTGCTTGCAAGTGCAAGCGCAGAGTAAAGAAACTAAAGCAGATTTGGAGAATAAGCTAAAGGAGCTTGAATGGTTCCTAACAGACTCAAGGAAAAATGTGAAAGAACTTGAGTCTTTTTCTGAATCTAAATATCGGAGATGGAAAAAGAAAGAGCAAACCTATCAAAGCTTCATTGATCACCAGCTTAAAGCATTGCAG GAATTGAGGGCAGCTTCCGAATCTACAAAGCATGAAGCCTTGAAAGCAAAAAGGACTTATGCAAaggaatttaattattttg GATTGAAACTAAAGGGATTAACAGATGCCGCTGAAAATTATCATGTAGTTCTCGcagaaaacagaaaattgtACAATGAGGTCCAAGATTTGAAAG GAAATATTAGAGTATATTGCCGGATAAGACCATTCCTTCGGGGCCAGAATAAAATGCAAACAACTATAGAATACATGGGTGAAAATGGTGAATTGGTTGTCTCCAATCCCTCCAAGCAAGTGAAAGATAGCCATAGAATTTTCAAGTTCAACAAAGTGTTTGGTCCAGCATCAACTCAAG AGGAGGTGTTTTTAGATACTCAACCATTAATTCGCTCTGTGCTTGATGGTTACAATGTTTGCATATTCGCTTATGGTCAAACTGGCTCCGGGAAGACTTATACAATG AGTGGGCCAAACATGTCATTGAAGGAAGAATGGGGAGTTAACTATCGGGCACTACATGATCTCTTCTTTATCTCTGAAAGCCGACAAAGTTCTATCTTATATGAAGTAGGCGTACAGATGGTAGAGATTTACAATGAACAAGTGCGAGATCTTCTCTCTAGTGATGGTCCTCAAAAGAG ACTTGGGATTTGGAATTCAACTCAACCAAATGGGTTAGCTGTCCCCAATGCAAGCTTGCACCCTGTTAAATCTACAAATGATGTGTTGGAATTGATGAACGTTGGGTTGATGAATAGGGCTGTTGGAGCAACCGCTCTAAATGACAGAAGTAGTAGATCTCACAG TGTTCTTACTGTTCATGTTCGTGGGTCGGACTTACGGAATGGTTCAGTATTGCGAGGTTGTCTGCATTTGGTAGATCTAGCTGGCAGTGAACGGGTGGATCGGTCTGAAGCAACTGGAGATAGGTTGAGGGAGGCACAGCATATTAATAAATCACTATCAGCTCTCGGAGACGTCATATTTGCTCTTGCACAAAAGAGTTCACATGTGCCATACAGAAATAGCAAATTGACCCAACTACTGCAGAGTTCATTAG GTGGTCAAGCAAAGACCCTTATGTTTGTGCAGCTGAACCCCGATGTTGATTCTTATTTAGAGACAATAAGTACTTTAAAATTTGCCGAGAGGGTTTCCGGTGTTGAGTTAGGCGCGGCTCGGAGCAACAAAGAAGGAAGAGAAATTAAAGAACTTATGGAGCAG GTCGCATTACTCAAGGACACAGTTGCAAGGAAGGACGAAGAGATCGATCGGCTGCTGCTGCCTAAGAGTACTGCCAATGGTGTTAAGCATAGTTTGTACTCACTTAGGTACGGATCTTCCTCACCAAGAAGACAGTCCGTAGGAACTCCTAGACAAACCCCTAGACTGTTGGGAGGGAAAGGCTCGGGGCCCAGTGAGAAAGCAGCTTCAGATATGGACAACTGCTCAGAGTATAGTGATAAGCATTCTGAGGATAATTCTCAGCAGACAATGGATGATTTTAAACGTCAAAAGGAATCTCTTCCCCATTCAAAGTCTATGGATGACTTTAGACCTTCGGGAGAAGTTCTGCTTCGGTCAAAGCTTGTTGAAGGAGATGTGGGTCAGACTTCTACTGAAGACATTGAACTCCTGGGCTTTGGGGAAGCAGACTCTGATGAAAGGTTGAGTGACATATCAGACAGTGGTCTTTCAATGGGGACTGAAACTGATGGTTCAATAGGCAGTGTTGTGGAGTTCACTCTTTTTCCGGAGAAGCCAGCTGAGAAAGCCAAGAACACAGAGAA GCCCTATGATCCATCGAAACTTCCAAAGCCCCCGCAAAAGGTTGTGCAAACAAAGCCTTCTCGATTGTCCTCAACAAGGGCCTCTTCATCCAAGGTTCCATCAA GTTTGAGGAAAACTACACCCAGAAGTTCCTCTTTGACAAAGTCTGTTAAAAGATGA
- the LOC120016848 gene encoding uncharacterized protein LOC120016848: MGLEKGLDFEQIRTLDLRPNSILPYRSCSKTEGGNTNKKLPRKDDRLRIKEGFTEIKFRRCQSSSCRSIPSRSVGLEGGIESKRGSVYQSSKEVREMKNIGTIRESEKVQLSRSSDYLYSLDEEHNAKRSSVRLVNSNLNSTSVSEAQRESCSSDTFIEIDPTLDKREKVCDETAERDLIEDLRFRCEQIVGPLDDGNELLEQNSSITLHKSLSVKLEIPQSPSSSKSECSSRESSKTEFSPIRKMFDPFMKSKSLRSPLGYLMEPVDAKTLRMEKVRRNRAFRKSLIRDFSYTAKNSQVEAPLVRDDHHFSMLAHSPVHLHGCLKLMSKHGVPFFEFSLNCPEEVLVAKTWKADCASSWVYTFHSVCSRKRSNVGGRGSSDSNKELSVVGQMQVSCYLCSELKDGGDFNDSMVTEFVLYDIEHARQSQERSECSSEDAVKPPAHPCLLVSHELDDRSRAAKVKHQVNASDGCEFYSSNPYPFAPAILHPNLETAAIVIQVPFEKRESLKYRRGDMISDKVHSNLLNLSRGDQRRTYLSESKASEMVKVVIPSGNHGSPSVESQGPSSLLDRWRLGGGCDCGGWDMACPIVILGNPGIQHANDQPLLDKQRPVELSVQGSKDRTPALFMTVVEEGEYAITFHAKLSTLQAFSICVALLHGTETSVAPWLDKGNNLPHCNILKVLTEEEVKFLVEAVAEEKEKKVSKRVQEIPQSYVLNPPFSPIARV, translated from the exons ATGGGGCTCGAGAAAGGGTTGGATTTTGAGCAGATCCGCACTTTGGATCTGAGACCCAACTCGATTCTTCCATATCGAAGTTGTTCAAAAACTGAGGGGggaaatacaaataaaaagcTCCCGCGTAAAGATGATCGATTGAGGATTAAGGAGGGCTTCACAGAGATCAAATTCCGTCGCTGTCAGAGTTCCTCTTGTAGAAGCATTCCATCAAGAAGTGTAGGGCTTGAAGGTGGTATAGAGAGTAAGAGAGGCTCTGTCTATCAAAGCTCAAAGGAAGTACGGGAAATGAAGAATATAGGTACAATAAGGGAAAGTGAAAAGGTTCAATTGTCTCGTAGTAGTGACTATTTATATAGTTTAGATGAAGAACACAACGCAAAGAGATCTTCTGTAAGGCTTGTAAACTCAAATTTAAATTCAACTTCTGTTAGCGAAGCTCAAAGAGAATCATGCTCTTCAGATACTTTTATTGAAATTGATCCGACATTGGATAAGAGAGAAAAGGTATGTGATGAGACAGCAGAGAGAGATTTGATTGAGGACCTGAGGTTTAGATGTGAACAGATTGTTGGTCCTTTGGATGATGGTAATGAGCTTTTGGAACAAAACTCATCCATCACTTTACACAAATCTTTATCTGTGAAGCTGGAAATACCTCAATCTCCTTCGTCATCAAAAAGTGAATGCTCATCCAGAGAAAGCTCAAAGACCGAGTTTAGTCCTATCAGAAAGATGTTTGATCCATTTATGAAGTCAAAGTCTCTGCGAAGTCCTTTGGGCTATTTGATGGAACCTGTTGATGCAAAAACGTTAAGGATGGAGAAGGTAAGAAGGAATAGGGCATTTCGAAAATCTTTAATTCGTGATTTTTCGTATACAGCAAAAAATTCTCAAGTAGAAGCGCCATTAGTGAGGGATGATCACCATTTTTCTATGCTAGCGCATTCACCAGTTCATCTCCATGGCTGTCTCAAGTTGATGAGCAAACATGGTGTGCCGTTTTTTGAGTTCTCACTGAATTGTCCTGAAGAAGTTCTTGTGGCCAAGACATGGAAAGCAGATTGTGCTTCCAGTTGGGTATATACTTTTCACTCTGTTTGCAGTAGAAAAAGAAGCAATGTTGGTGGACGGGGCTCAAGTGATAGCAACAAAGAATTATCTGTTGTTGGGCAGATGCAAGTTTCCTGTTATTTATGCTCGGAACTGAAAGATGGTGGGGATTTCAATGACTCAATGGTGACAGAGTTTGTGCTATATGATATTGAACATGCAAGACAATCTCAAGAAAGGTCTGAATGTTCTTCCGAAGATGCTGTTAAACCTCCCGCTCATCCTTGCTTGTTGGTATCTCATGAATTGGATGATAGATCTAGGGCAGCGAAAGTCAAACATCAAGTAAATGCATCTGATGGTTGTGAATTCTATTCTTCAAATCCTTATCCATTTGCACCTGCAATTTTGCATCCAAATCTTGAAACTGCAGCCATTGTTATACAAGTCCCGTTTGAAAAGAGAGAAAGCTTGAAATACAGGAGAGGAGATATGATTAGTGATAAAGTGCATTCAAACCTACTCAATCTCTCCAGAGGGGATCAGAGAAGAACATACCTTTCTGAGAGCAAAGCTTCTGAAATGGTGAAAGTAGTGATTCCAAGCGGAAACCATGGTTCGCCGAGTGTTGAAAGCCAGGGGCCCTCATCATTGCTGGACAGATGGAGATTGGGTGGAGGATGTGACTGTGGTGGCTGGGATATGGCTTGTCCTATTGTTATTTTAGGTAATCCTGGTATCCAACATGCTAATGATCAACCACTCTTGGATAAACAGCGGCCAGTGGAACTCTCTGTTCAG GGATCAAAGGATAGAACACCAGCATTGTTCATGACGGTAGTTGAAGAAGGAGAGTACGCTATTACTTTCCATGCAAAATTATCCACATTACAAGCATTTTCCATCTGTGTTGCTTTATTGCATGGAACAGAAACCTCTGTCGCCCCTTGGTTGGACAAGGGAAACAACTTGCCTCATTGCAACATACTGAAAGTGCTAACTGAAGAGGAAGTGAAATTTTTAGTTGAGGCAGTCGctgaagagaaggaaaagaaagtcTCCAAGAGGGTTCAGGAGATCCCTCAGTCTTATGTGCTTAATCCTCCCTTCTCTCCAATCGCTCGAGTATAA
- the LOC120016823 gene encoding protein IWS1 homolog: MGNRRFAQVSTSDEEEEGPRTRSSRAQTESRKRKKVKLSEDEEEVESEQAKSSNKKRKTKNTREEEPPSDGEDEEEEDEPPPEDAKPVGESVRLSGKGRGRRRHYEAFEFDGNRYDLEDPVLLVPEDKDQKPYVAIIKDISQTKDGSMMVTGQWFYRPEEAEKKGGGSWQSRDSRELFYSFHQDEVPAESVMHKCVVHFVPINKQLPSRKQHPGFIVQKVYDIQNRKLWKLTDQDYEDNKQHEIDILVDKTLSRLGELLDLDTEEIVAEQEEQLKIKKTLRKKNISPLDVSREEEATAKPDQQFKAETPGSCSSNASEYYSILLKFNALTGDTHRDKCLERLLQGIQYMCTSENLCADENGKGGPHGIVLEKDPKNLENAIGSLEKNQRSGKPFVWPDAAFPAITALEEASHEALSSDFQKYNQKMRQLVFNLRNTSLLARRLLNRELEPSKILSMSPNELKEGLTAEEIATKEPEESERMQMTDARCSRCSEFKVGLRDIIQAGHGDRYQLECIACGHSWYASRDEASTLTIDGPSSAKSVGTAPWATSKFATIASPRESDKAPNDPSKKNGDAAMPVLDTQRSFSKSKNENEKTTKNT; the protein is encoded by the exons ATGGGAAATAGAAGATTCGCGCAGGTCTCGACAAGCGACGAAGAGGAAGAGGGCCCTAGGACCCGCTCCTCGAGAGCCCAAACTGAAAGCAGGAAGCGCAAGAAGGTAAAGCTTTCGGAAGATGAAGAGGAAGTCGAATCAGAGCAAGCAAAGAGCTCGAATAAAAAGAGGAAGACGAAGAATACTAGAGAAGAGGAGCCACCAAGCGACGGAGAggacgaggaggaggaggatgagcCCCCACCGGAGGATGCGAAGCCCGTGGGAGAGTCTGTTAGGCTTTCCGGTAAAGGGAGGGGCCGCAGGCGCCATTACGAGGCCTTCGAGTTTGATGGCAACCGATATGACCTC gAAGATCCCGTTCTTCTAGTTCCGGAGGATAAAGATCAAAAACCTTATGTAGCCATCATAAAG GATATTTCTCAGACTAAAGATGGGAGCATGATGGTCACTGGGCAGTGGTTTTACCGTCCAGAAGAGGCAGAGAAAAAAGGAGGCGGAAGCTGGCAATCTCGTGATAGTCGAGAGCTGTTTTATAGCTTCCATCAAGATGAGGTTCCCGCAGAATCTGTCATGCACAAGTGTGTAGTGCATTTTGTCCCTATAAACAAACAGCTTCCAAGTCGCAAGCAGCACCCTGGTTTTATTGTGCAAAAGGTGTACGATATACAGAATCGAAAACTTTGGAAGCTAACTGACCAAGATTATGAAGATAATAAGCAGCATGAAATTGATATTCTTGTTGATAAAACTCTATCACGGCTGGGAGAGCTACTTGACCTCGACACTGAGGAAATTGTTGCTGAACAGGAAGAGCAgttgaagataaaaaaaactCTCAGGAAAAAGAACATTTCACCTCTTGATGTTTCAAGGGAAGAAGAAGCCACTGCCAAGCCAGATCAACAATTTAAAGCAGAAACACCGGGAAGCTGTTCAAGTAATGCCTCAGAATACTACTCCATTTTATTGAAGTTTAATGCGCTGACTGGAGATACCCATCGCGACAAATGCTTGGAGAGGCTTCTTCAAGGAATTCAGTATATGTGTACTTCTGAAAATTTGTGCGCTGATGAGAATGGAAAAGGTGGTCCTCATGGTATTGTCCTTGAGAAAGATCCTAAGAACTTGGAAAATGCAATTGGATCTTTAGAGAAGAATCAAAGG AGTGGCAAGCCTTTCGTTTGGCCAGATGCTGCCTTTCCTGCAATTACAGCTCTTGAAGAAGCCTCACATGAGGCTCTTTCCTCTGATTTTCAGAagtataaccaaaagatgcggcAATTGGTGTTCAATCTGAGG AATACTTCGCTGCTAGCTCGGCGTCTACTGAATAGAGAGCTGGAACCATCAAAAATATTGAGCATGTCCCCTAATGAGCTAAAG GAGGGTTTGACGGCAGAGGAGATCGCGACAAAAGAGCCTGAGGAGTCAGAGCGCATGCAG ATGACCGATGCTCGCTGTTCAAGGTGCAGTGAGTTCAAAGTTGGCCTTAGGGACATCATTCAAGCAGGACATGGAGATCGTTATCAG TTGGAGTGCATTGCTTGTGGTCATTCCTGGTATGCTTCCAGAGATGAGGCATCTACACTGACAATAGATGGACCGAGTTCAGCCAAAAGTGTAGGAACTGCACCATGGGCCACTTCCAAATTTGCCACAATTGCAAGTCCTCGTGAATCTGACAAGGCACCCAACGATCCATCTAAGAAAAATGGTGACGCTGCCATGCCTGTGTTGGACACTCAGAGATCGTTTAGTAAGTCGAagaatgaaaatgagaaaactACTAAAAATACATAG